The following proteins come from a genomic window of Borrelia hispanica CRI:
- a CDS encoding BlyA family holin: MQSLNALLELLLNIDGGKLIIISLFILGMGSLFVFLLKPITKDIINILVTKFKSKDKGEDL; this comes from the coding sequence ATGCAAAGTCTCAATGCTTTATTGGAACTTTTACTTAATATTGACGGGGGTAAATTGATTATTATTTCTCTATTCATTTTAGGTATGGGTTCATTATTTGTTTTTCTTCTTAAACCAATAACTAAAGATATTATTAACATCTTAGTTACCAAGTTTAAAAGCAAAGACAAAGGCGAAGATTTATGA